The following are encoded in a window of Ruminiclostridium herbifermentans genomic DNA:
- a CDS encoding LL-diaminopimelate aminotransferase → MTYVNVNHLKLPGNYLFAEIGKRVAAFKEQNPAADIIRLGIGDVTRPLPMACIEAMHKAVDDMSRVETFKGYPEYEGYDFLINKIIEFDYKKRGINIEIDEVFVSDGAKSDTANIQELFGQNSRIAVTDPVYPVYVDSNVMAGRTGEYSNGKWSNVTYLPCTAENNFIPELPKEKVDLIYLCLPNNPTGTTLTKEQLKVWVDYAAKNKSVILFDSAYEAFITQEEVPHSIYEIEGAKEVAIEFRSYSKTAGFTGTRCAYVVIPKELKVYTSEGEEVGLNRLWYRRQATKFNGVSYIVQRGAEAIYSEEGQKQVKETIAYYLNNASIIKNGLESIGIKVFGGVNAPYIWMRTPNGMDSWEFFDKLLSEANIVGTPGVGFGPSGQGYFRLTAFGNLENTLAAVERFKTRLKI, encoded by the coding sequence TTGGAGATGTTACTCGTCCTCTTCCAATGGCTTGTATCGAAGCAATGCATAAAGCAGTAGATGATATGTCTAGGGTAGAAACTTTCAAAGGATATCCTGAATATGAAGGATATGACTTTTTGATAAATAAAATTATAGAATTTGATTATAAGAAACGCGGAATTAATATTGAAATTGATGAAGTTTTTGTAAGTGATGGAGCTAAAAGTGACACGGCAAATATCCAAGAGTTATTTGGTCAAAATAGCAGAATAGCTGTAACAGACCCGGTTTATCCAGTTTATGTTGACAGCAATGTTATGGCAGGAAGAACGGGTGAGTACAGCAATGGCAAATGGAGCAATGTTACTTATCTGCCATGTACTGCTGAGAATAATTTTATTCCTGAATTACCAAAAGAAAAGGTCGATTTAATATATTTGTGTTTACCCAACAATCCCACAGGAACTACTTTAACAAAAGAGCAGCTTAAAGTGTGGGTTGATTATGCAGCAAAGAACAAATCTGTAATATTATTTGATTCAGCATATGAGGCATTTATTACCCAAGAAGAGGTTCCTCACAGTATTTATGAAATAGAAGGTGCAAAAGAAGTTGCAATAGAGTTTAGAAGTTATTCAAAAACAGCTGGATTTACTGGAACCAGATGTGCATATGTTGTTATTCCAAAAGAATTGAAGGTTTATACATCTGAAGGAGAAGAGGTTGGCTTGAACAGATTGTGGTACAGAAGACAAGCTACTAAGTTTAATGGAGTGTCTTATATTGTTCAGCGGGGGGCTGAAGCAATATACTCAGAAGAAGGTCAAAAGCAGGTAAAAGAAACCATTGCTTATTATTTAAATAATGCTTCAATTATAAAGAATGGTCTTGAAAGTATTGGAATAAAAGTATTCGGAGGAGTTAATGCACCGTATATATGGATGAGAACTCCAAATGGAATGGATTCGTGGGAGTTTTTTGATAAACTATTATCTGAAGCAAATATTGTCGGAACTCCAGGAGTTGGATTTGGACCTAGTGGACAGGGGTATTTCAGGCTTACTGCATTTGGTAATTTGGAGAATACATTAGCAGCTGTGGAGAGATTTAAAACAAGGCTGAAAATATAG
- a CDS encoding HAD-IA family hydrolase, whose protein sequence is MISQVIFDLDGTLINSLDIFIKVGNKMAERYGYQPLSEESIKELLKLPMKKRLEVLKIPKFKLPKLGLEALSMFNDYAAHVEPIKGIKELLEQLCDKGYKLNIVSSNSLDNINVFLEANQIKVFENIQSSRGLFDKHVTINRLIKKLGVKKDEVIYIGDEYRDIEACKKIGIKIISVLWGFDPKELLEKAEPDFIVSEPNEITQIIMNIK, encoded by the coding sequence ATGATATCTCAAGTTATTTTTGACTTAGATGGTACACTGATAAATTCTCTTGATATATTTATAAAAGTAGGCAATAAAATGGCTGAGAGATATGGTTATCAGCCATTAAGTGAAGAAAGTATAAAAGAACTTTTGAAGCTGCCTATGAAAAAGAGGCTTGAAGTTTTAAAAATACCTAAGTTTAAGCTTCCGAAGTTAGGATTGGAAGCGTTAAGTATGTTTAATGATTATGCAGCACATGTTGAACCAATTAAAGGAATTAAGGAACTGCTAGAACAGCTTTGTGATAAGGGCTACAAATTAAACATAGTGTCATCAAATTCATTGGATAATATCAATGTTTTTTTAGAAGCAAACCAAATAAAAGTATTTGAAAATATACAATCATCAAGAGGCCTTTTTGATAAACATGTTACTATTAATCGGTTAATTAAAAAATTAGGTGTAAAAAAGGATGAGGTAATATATATTGGTGATGAATATAGGGATATTGAAGCTTGCAAGAAAATAGGAATAAAAATCATATCAGTATTATGGGGATTTGATCCAAAAGAACTGCTAGAAAAAGCAGAGCCAGACTTTATAGTATCCGAACCAAATGAAATTACACAAATTATTATGAATATTAAATAA
- a CDS encoding class I SAM-dependent methyltransferase, whose protein sequence is MLLADEWKDYELIETGDGEKLERWGDIILRRPDPQIIWPKNDKKIWNRADAKYHRSQSGGGNWEYKRKIPNRWTISFEDLKFYIEPTGFKHTGLFPEQAVNWKWMIQKIKKANRPIKVLNLFAYTGGATVAAVYAGAEVCHVDAAKGMVGWAKENVALSGLADRPVRFITDDCMKFVQREIRRGKKYDGIIMDPPSYGRGPNGEIWKIEDSLFNFVQQCMGVLSDNPLFFLINSYTTGFSPTVLGNILKQTIGSKNKGIYSCGEVGIPVTQSGLVLPCGIYGRWENE, encoded by the coding sequence ATGTTACTTGCAGATGAGTGGAAGGATTATGAATTAATTGAGACAGGAGATGGCGAAAAGCTTGAAAGATGGGGAGATATTATACTTAGAAGACCTGATCCGCAAATAATATGGCCTAAAAATGATAAAAAGATATGGAATAGAGCAGATGCAAAATATCATAGAAGCCAGAGTGGAGGAGGAAACTGGGAATATAAGCGAAAGATACCTAATCGTTGGACTATAAGCTTTGAAGATTTAAAATTTTATATTGAACCTACTGGTTTTAAACATACAGGATTGTTTCCTGAGCAAGCAGTAAATTGGAAATGGATGATACAGAAAATAAAGAAGGCTAATAGACCAATAAAGGTCTTAAATCTTTTTGCATATACAGGCGGAGCTACAGTTGCTGCTGTTTATGCTGGCGCAGAGGTATGTCATGTTGATGCGGCTAAAGGCATGGTGGGCTGGGCAAAAGAAAATGTAGCTCTTTCAGGATTGGCAGATAGACCAGTAAGATTTATCACTGATGATTGTATGAAATTTGTTCAAAGAGAAATACGGAGAGGGAAGAAATATGATGGTATAATAATGGATCCCCCATCTTACGGAAGAGGTCCGAATGGTGAAATATGGAAAATTGAAGACTCTTTATTTAATTTTGTTCAACAATGTATGGGTGTGCTTTCTGACAATCCATTATTTTTCCTGATAAATTCATATACAACAGGCTTTTCTCCTACAGTACTTGGCAATATTTTGAAACAAACTATAGGAAGCAAAAATAAAGGTATTTATAGCTGTGGTGAGGTAGGTATTCCTGTCACCCAATCAGGTCTTGTACTTCCATGTGGTATATATGGAAGGTGGGAGAATGAGTGA
- a CDS encoding RluA family pseudouridine synthase, protein MIPKIIFEDNHLLVVEKPVNMPVQQDNTNDLDILTVLKQDLKERYNKPGEVYLGLVHRLDRPVGGIMVFAKTSKAASRLSDQIRTRIFKKTYLAIVRGVPKKRKCTLRDYLLKDSSKNMVSVVPEGTKEAKEAILDYEVLKSKGDLSLLQVQLHTGRPHQIRVQLSNAGHTLFGDQRYGADVNKPGQQIALWAYSVTFLHPTKKEEMTFICETPKAEPWVQFTNNYI, encoded by the coding sequence GTGATACCAAAAATAATTTTTGAGGATAATCATTTGCTTGTTGTTGAAAAGCCAGTAAATATGCCAGTGCAGCAAGACAACACTAATGATTTGGATATTTTGACTGTATTAAAACAAGATTTAAAAGAAAGATACAATAAGCCTGGAGAAGTTTATCTTGGTCTAGTTCATAGGCTTGACAGGCCGGTTGGAGGTATAATGGTATTTGCAAAAACCTCAAAAGCGGCATCAAGACTTTCTGATCAAATACGAACCAGAATATTTAAAAAGACATATCTTGCTATTGTAAGAGGTGTTCCCAAAAAGCGGAAATGTACTCTTAGGGATTATCTTTTAAAAGATAGCTCAAAAAATATGGTTTCTGTGGTTCCAGAAGGGACGAAGGAGGCGAAAGAAGCTATTCTTGATTATGAGGTTCTTAAGTCAAAGGGGGATTTGAGTTTATTGCAAGTTCAGCTTCATACTGGAAGACCTCATCAGATAAGAGTGCAGCTATCCAATGCTGGGCATACATTATTTGGGGATCAAAGATATGGTGCAGATGTGAATAAACCAGGGCAGCAAATTGCTCTTTGGGCATATTCGGTAACTTTCTTACATCCAACCAAAAAAGAAGAAATGACCTTTATTTGTGAAACGCCAAAAGCTGAACCATGGGTACAATTTACAAATAACTATATTTAA
- the gdhA gene encoding NADP-specific glutamate dehydrogenase, whose amino-acid sequence MKILQSVMDQVKKRNPNEPEFHQAVEEVLDSLEVVAEKHPEWVAAGIFDRIVEPERQIIFRVPWVDDNGKVHVNRGFRIQFNSAIGPYKGGLRLHPSVNVSILKFLGFEQIFKNSLTGLPIGGGKGGSDFDPKGKSDNEIMRFCQSFMTELSKHIGADTDVPAGDIGTGAREIGYMYGQYKRLRNEFTGVLTGKGLTWGGSLARTEATGYGLCYFMEEALNAKGKSFKDTTVVISGSGNVAIYATEKATELGAKVVALSDSNGYIYDPDGIKLDTVKQIKEVERKRISEYVKIHKNATYTEGCSGIWSIKCDIALPCATQNEIDEASAKLLVANGCYAVGEGANMPSTPGAVDVYLQNKIIYGPAKAANAGGVATSALEMCQNSMRYSWTFEEVDAKLKDIMVNIYKTVSEAAKEYGMEDNLVAGANIAGFLKVANAMYAQGVAY is encoded by the coding sequence ATGAAAATTCTACAAAGTGTTATGGATCAAGTAAAGAAAAGAAATCCTAACGAACCAGAATTCCATCAAGCAGTAGAAGAAGTTCTTGATTCTTTAGAGGTTGTTGCAGAAAAGCACCCAGAATGGGTTGCAGCAGGAATATTTGACAGAATAGTTGAACCTGAAAGACAAATTATCTTCAGAGTTCCATGGGTTGACGATAATGGTAAGGTTCATGTAAATCGTGGTTTCAGAATTCAATTCAACAGTGCAATCGGTCCTTATAAAGGTGGTTTAAGACTCCATCCTTCAGTAAATGTAAGTATTCTCAAATTCCTTGGTTTCGAACAAATATTTAAAAATTCTCTTACTGGTCTACCAATAGGCGGAGGTAAAGGCGGAAGTGATTTCGATCCTAAAGGTAAATCTGATAATGAAATTATGAGATTCTGCCAAAGCTTTATGACAGAATTGTCAAAGCATATCGGTGCTGATACAGACGTTCCAGCAGGAGATATCGGAACAGGTGCAAGAGAAATAGGATATATGTATGGTCAGTACAAGAGACTTAGGAACGAATTTACTGGCGTATTGACTGGTAAAGGTCTTACTTGGGGCGGCAGCTTAGCAAGAACTGAAGCTACAGGATACGGTCTCTGCTACTTCATGGAAGAAGCTCTAAATGCAAAGGGTAAATCATTCAAGGATACTACAGTTGTAATTTCTGGTTCAGGAAACGTTGCAATATATGCTACTGAAAAGGCAACTGAATTAGGAGCAAAAGTTGTTGCATTAAGTGATTCAAACGGATACATATATGATCCAGATGGAATCAAACTTGATACAGTTAAACAAATAAAAGAAGTTGAAAGAAAACGTATCAGCGAATATGTTAAAATTCACAAGAACGCAACATATACTGAAGGTTGCTCAGGTATCTGGAGCATCAAGTGTGATATTGCTCTTCCTTGTGCTACTCAAAATGAAATTGACGAAGCATCTGCTAAATTATTAGTTGCTAATGGCTGCTATGCAGTTGGTGAAGGTGCAAATATGCCATCAACTCCAGGTGCTGTTGACGTTTACTTACAGAATAAGATTATATATGGACCTGCTAAAGCAGCAAATGCAGGCGGAGTTGCTACATCAGCTCTTGAAATGTGTCAGAACAGCATGCGTTATTCCTGGACATTTGAAGAAGTTGATGCTAAGCTAAAGGACATTATGGTTAATATATACAAAACTGTTAGCGAAGCTGCTAAAGAATATGGTATGGAAGACAATCTTGTTGCTGGAGCAAATATTGCAGGCTTCTTAAAAGTTGCTAATGCAATGTACGCTCAAGGTGTTGCATATTAA
- a CDS encoding THUMP domain-containing class I SAM-dependent RNA methyltransferase, with amino-acid sequence MSKLQLIAVSVFGTEAITARELKKLGYFEQKVEDGKVTFTGDKLAICRTNIWLRTASRVQLKIGDFKAYTFDELFEQTKALPWDEIIPVNAEFPVVGYSINSKLFSVSDCQAIVKKAIVEKLKQKYKCEWFEESGPRYKIEVAILKDTVTLSIDTSGAGLHKRGYRKLVGGAPIKETLASAMLLISHWNKDRVLLDPMCGSGTIPVEAAMIAKNIAPGLGREFESEKWDFIPQDLWDEARDEAYDAIIEDIDLRIHGSDIDEEAISLARYHAKKAGVEDAIHLQRMPVSDISSRYKYGVIMCNPPYGERLGEMDYVKGLYKEMGKVFRKFDTWSYYVISSDLEFEKHFGKKADKKRKLYNGSLLCNFYQYFGPPPPKNTNMLIT; translated from the coding sequence ATGAGTAAATTACAGTTGATAGCTGTATCTGTATTTGGAACAGAAGCAATTACAGCTAGGGAACTTAAAAAGCTTGGATATTTTGAACAGAAAGTAGAAGATGGAAAAGTAACATTTACAGGAGATAAATTAGCAATATGCAGGACAAATATATGGCTTAGAACTGCCAGTAGAGTACAATTAAAAATAGGAGATTTTAAGGCTTATACTTTTGATGAACTTTTTGAACAAACTAAAGCGCTGCCATGGGATGAAATAATACCTGTAAATGCTGAATTCCCTGTTGTGGGTTATTCAATTAACTCAAAGCTTTTTAGCGTTTCTGACTGTCAAGCTATCGTTAAGAAGGCTATTGTAGAAAAGCTTAAGCAGAAATATAAATGTGAATGGTTTGAAGAAAGCGGGCCAAGATATAAGATTGAAGTTGCTATACTTAAGGATACAGTTACATTATCTATTGATACAAGTGGAGCAGGACTCCATAAGAGAGGATATAGAAAGCTTGTTGGAGGAGCTCCTATAAAGGAAACTTTAGCATCAGCTATGCTGTTAATAAGTCATTGGAATAAGGATAGAGTTCTGCTTGATCCAATGTGCGGCAGCGGGACCATACCAGTAGAGGCAGCTATGATTGCAAAGAACATTGCACCTGGGCTTGGCAGAGAATTTGAATCCGAAAAGTGGGATTTTATCCCGCAAGATTTATGGGATGAAGCCAGAGATGAGGCATATGATGCAATAATTGAGGATATTGATCTAAGAATACATGGTTCAGATATTGACGAAGAGGCTATAAGTTTAGCAAGGTATCACGCTAAAAAAGCAGGTGTAGAGGATGCAATTCACTTGCAAAGAATGCCTGTATCAGATATTAGTTCACGATATAAATATGGAGTTATTATGTGTAATCCCCCTTATGGAGAGAGGTTGGGGGAAATGGATTATGTTAAGGGCTTGTACAAAGAAATGGGCAAAGTATTTAGAAAGTTTGATACATGGTCATATTATGTTATTTCATCAGATTTAGAATTTGAAAAGCATTTTGGCAAGAAAGCAGATAAAAAAAGAAAGCTATATAATGGAAGTCTGCTTTGCAACTTTTATCAATATTTTGGACCTCCACCACCAAAGAATACAAATATGCTTATAACCTAA
- the aroA gene encoding 3-phosphoshikimate 1-carboxyvinyltransferase, producing the protein MFLKVTKSDVNGKISIPGSKSHTIRSLFFAALANGKSTIKNPLISSDSISAVNLCKSFGANYDLINNCYIAEGVGSIPRVPENIIDVGNSGTSLRLGMMTAALVQGYTVFTGDYQIRKRQVGPLVQAINNLGGEAFTTRGNDSAPVIVKGRAAGGFTKLDAVTSQYLSSILINAPLLEKDTHVEVTRLNEVPYVELTLWWLDKFGIKYSHNNMKEFFIPGQQQYSSFECTIPGDFSSATFFMVLAAISGQEITLENLDMSDPQGDKNVLAILEDMGAKVTYGKDNITIKGQKLYGRTIDMNAIPDALPAMAVAACFAEGETRLVNVPQARLKETDRISVMCTELSKMGADIKELPDGLIIRESKLKGCNLNGHDDHRIVMSLAIAGLNSTGNTVIDTAEAMNVTFPSFVNCIKNCGGKIQLSETNE; encoded by the coding sequence ATGTTTTTAAAAGTAACTAAGTCGGATGTAAATGGTAAAATTAGTATACCTGGTTCTAAATCCCATACAATAAGATCGTTATTTTTTGCGGCGTTAGCAAATGGAAAAAGTACAATAAAAAACCCACTTATCTCAAGTGATTCCATATCAGCTGTGAATTTATGCAAATCCTTTGGTGCGAACTATGATTTGATAAATAATTGCTATATAGCTGAAGGTGTTGGAAGTATACCAAGGGTACCAGAAAATATAATAGACGTGGGGAATTCTGGAACCAGCTTACGGCTTGGGATGATGACAGCTGCTTTAGTACAAGGTTATACTGTTTTTACAGGTGATTATCAAATAAGAAAAAGGCAAGTTGGCCCATTAGTTCAGGCCATTAATAATTTAGGGGGAGAAGCATTTACTACAAGAGGAAATGATTCTGCACCAGTTATAGTTAAGGGAAGAGCAGCAGGAGGATTCACAAAGCTAGATGCTGTTACTTCACAGTACTTGTCTTCAATTCTAATTAATGCTCCACTTTTGGAGAAAGATACGCATGTTGAGGTTACAAGATTGAATGAGGTGCCATATGTTGAATTAACATTATGGTGGTTAGATAAATTTGGAATTAAATATTCGCATAATAATATGAAAGAGTTTTTTATTCCAGGACAACAGCAGTATTCGTCTTTTGAATGTACTATACCTGGTGATTTTTCTTCTGCAACTTTTTTTATGGTGCTTGCAGCAATATCAGGACAGGAGATTACTCTTGAAAATCTTGATATGTCAGACCCGCAAGGCGATAAGAATGTTCTTGCTATACTAGAGGATATGGGAGCAAAGGTTACATATGGCAAAGACAACATAACCATTAAAGGACAAAAACTGTATGGTAGGACGATAGATATGAATGCTATTCCAGATGCTCTGCCGGCTATGGCTGTAGCAGCTTGCTTTGCTGAAGGAGAAACAAGACTTGTAAATGTGCCTCAGGCAAGACTAAAAGAGACAGATAGGATTAGTGTGATGTGCACTGAACTATCTAAAATGGGCGCTGATATAAAAGAGTTACCAGACGGCTTGATTATTAGGGAGAGCAAGTTGAAGGGTTGTAATTTAAATGGACATGATGACCATAGAATTGTAATGTCATTAGCAATTGCGGGTTTAAATTCAACAGGTAATACAGTAATAGATACAGCCGAGGCAATGAATGTTACTTTCCCAAGTTTTGTGAATTGTATAAAAAATTGTGGCGGCAAAATTCAGCTTAGTGAGACTAATGAATAG
- the aroC gene encoding chorismate synthase has product MIGNTFGRLFRVTTCGESYSGAFRKNANIPAELWGGLAVIVDGVPAGLKITADIIQEELDKRKPGKSKLATPRSEADKVYIFSGVMQDDRTTGAPVCMLIPSSDIGDYHIKQHTDNKDLLRPGQAAYTYYKKYGEHSDYLGAGRASARETAARVAGGAVAKIILDSMGIDVIAFTVESHGIKAGPFSYETAKQNYRMNDINCPDAEAAELMTKDLLEVIKEGDSCGGVIEIIAKGVPAGLGEPVFDKLSATIAHGLMSIGGVKGIEFGDGFGVASKKGSECNDTPYYDEETGRIRFKTNRAGGMLGGISNGEEIRIRVAVKPTPTILKDQLTVNVATLEPVVHKFASRSDPSLVPRVYPICEAMVRMALVDSILMSTGMRSLTDMNARWDDL; this is encoded by the coding sequence ATGATAGGAAATACATTTGGCAGATTATTTAGGGTGACTACTTGTGGAGAGTCGTATTCAGGAGCATTTAGAAAAAATGCTAACATTCCTGCGGAACTTTGGGGTGGTTTAGCAGTAATTGTAGATGGAGTTCCAGCAGGCTTAAAGATAACAGCTGATATTATTCAAGAAGAATTAGATAAGCGTAAACCCGGTAAGTCCAAGCTTGCGACTCCAAGATCTGAAGCTGATAAGGTATATATTTTTTCAGGTGTTATGCAGGATGACAGAACAACGGGAGCTCCTGTTTGTATGTTAATACCTAGCAGCGATATTGGTGATTATCATATTAAGCAGCATACTGACAATAAGGATCTATTACGACCTGGACAAGCTGCATATACCTATTACAAGAAATATGGAGAACATTCGGACTACTTAGGTGCAGGAAGAGCTTCTGCGCGAGAAACAGCTGCGAGAGTGGCTGGCGGTGCTGTTGCTAAAATTATTTTGGACAGCATGGGTATTGATGTTATAGCATTTACAGTTGAATCCCATGGTATTAAAGCAGGTCCATTTTCATATGAGACGGCTAAGCAAAACTATAGGATGAATGATATCAATTGCCCAGATGCTGAGGCAGCAGAACTTATGACTAAGGATTTACTTGAAGTTATAAAAGAAGGAGATTCCTGTGGCGGAGTAATAGAAATAATTGCAAAAGGTGTGCCAGCAGGATTAGGTGAACCTGTTTTTGACAAACTTAGTGCAACTATTGCTCATGGATTAATGTCTATTGGAGGGGTAAAAGGAATCGAATTCGGAGACGGATTTGGAGTTGCATCAAAAAAAGGGTCAGAATGTAATGATACACCTTATTATGATGAAGAAACAGGACGTATACGATTCAAGACAAATAGAGCTGGAGGGATGCTTGGGGGAATATCAAATGGTGAGGAAATAAGAATACGTGTTGCTGTAAAACCTACCCCAACAATATTAAAGGATCAGTTAACGGTTAATGTAGCAACACTTGAGCCAGTAGTGCATAAATTTGCATCTAGAAGTGATCCTTCATTGGTACCAAGGGTTTATCCCATTTGTGAAGCAATGGTAAGAATGGCATTGGTTGATAGCATTTTAATGTCAACTGGTATGAGGAGCCTTACAGACATGAATGCTAGGTGGGATGATTTATGA
- a CDS encoding shikimate kinase has protein sequence MIQKNGADNIVLIGMPGCGKTTTGKLLAKMLDYKFIDTDHLIVEKTGKSPRQIVEEHGRDFFLNIQDEVVLSIKQSNCIIATGGGIVHSDTAMSHLKSLGFIIFLDAKYDIIEERMDSSRKLVRTNGSLLELYNERRPLYCKYADASIDCNSVDSQQLCKRILKLIDNA, from the coding sequence ATGATACAAAAAAATGGTGCAGATAATATTGTTCTGATTGGTATGCCTGGTTGTGGTAAAACTACTACTGGAAAGTTATTGGCAAAAATGCTTGATTACAAATTTATTGATACTGACCATCTTATTGTTGAAAAAACAGGTAAAAGCCCAAGACAGATAGTTGAAGAACATGGGCGTGATTTTTTTCTGAATATTCAGGATGAAGTTGTTCTATCAATAAAGCAAAGTAATTGTATAATTGCCACTGGCGGAGGTATTGTACACAGTGATACGGCTATGAGCCATTTAAAATCTTTAGGTTTTATTATATTTTTGGATGCAAAATATGATATTATAGAGGAAAGAATGGATTCCTCAAGAAAATTAGTCAGAACAAATGGAAGCTTATTGGAATTGTATAATGAGAGAAGACCCCTATATTGTAAATATGCAGATGCAAGTATAGATTGCAATTCTGTGGATTCGCAACAATTATGTAAAAGGATACTGAAATTGATAGATAATGCTTAA
- a CDS encoding response regulator — MNKIKILIADDNVLAAKRLFDKLIEYEKFSVFTARDGVEAIEKINNENPDVVLLDIIMPKLDGVAVLEYAQTNIKTQKPIFIVFSAVSQENYINRVMNLGASYYIIKPFDENVIATRIMQLFSDLKKVQYFNTEPQKTNVENRPKNHHDDELKVLATKYMREAGLKAHMTGYSYIRDIIVTAFDTYCKTGAMPKGIYRTIADKNKVSVQKVERAIRNCFESVKESSNTECKLTNSQAICQLIEKIRLNN; from the coding sequence ATGAATAAGATAAAAATTTTAATAGCAGACGATAATGTATTAGCAGCAAAAAGGCTTTTCGATAAGCTAATTGAATATGAGAAATTTTCGGTTTTTACTGCTCGGGACGGGGTTGAAGCAATTGAGAAAATAAACAATGAAAACCCAGATGTTGTTCTGTTGGACATTATTATGCCAAAACTGGACGGTGTAGCTGTCTTAGAGTATGCTCAAACCAATATTAAGACTCAAAAGCCGATATTTATTGTTTTTTCAGCTGTAAGTCAGGAGAATTACATTAATAGAGTTATGAATTTAGGGGCAAGCTATTATATAATAAAGCCATTTGATGAAAATGTTATTGCTACTAGAATAATGCAACTTTTTTCTGACTTAAAGAAAGTGCAGTATTTTAACACTGAACCCCAAAAGACAAATGTTGAGAATAGACCTAAAAATCATCATGATGATGAACTAAAGGTTTTAGCTACAAAGTATATGCGAGAAGCTGGCCTAAAGGCTCATATGACTGGCTATAGTTATATAAGAGATATTATAGTAACAGCATTTGACACATACTGTAAAACTGGCGCTATGCCAAAAGGCATTTATCGAACGATAGCTGATAAAAATAAAGTTTCTGTGCAAAAGGTAGAGAGGGCTATCAGGAATTGCTTTGAAAGCGTAAAAGAGAGCAGTAATACTGAGTGTAAATTAACTAACTCACAGGCTATATGCCAGCTTATTGAAAAAATACGATTAAATAACTAA
- a CDS encoding HU family DNA-binding protein — protein MNKSDLINSIASKSGLNKKNSEAALNAFISSVEDALKAGDKVTLVGFGTFEVRERAERKGRNPQTKQEITIPASKAPVFKAGKGLKDNVNA, from the coding sequence ATGAACAAATCAGATTTAATTAATTCGATAGCATCTAAATCAGGCTTAAACAAAAAAAATAGCGAAGCTGCTTTAAATGCTTTCATTTCTTCCGTAGAAGATGCTCTTAAGGCTGGTGACAAAGTCACTTTAGTTGGTTTTGGAACCTTTGAAGTTAGAGAAAGAGCTGAAAGAAAGGGTAGAAACCCACAGACTAAGCAAGAAATAACTATTCCTGCATCCAAAGCTCCAGTATTTAAAGCTGGAAAGGGATTAAAAGATAACGTTAACGCTTAA
- a CDS encoding universal stress protein, protein MSQSGSNILVCVTQQKTCERLIRKALEFSSDNDSIFIIHVAKNNWSFLDNEKEGEALEYLFGIAKSIGANLTVLRSDNIVDTIVDYALENKIDILVLGDSKGDHSENYFYKSLKETLNVVEIHVVPN, encoded by the coding sequence TTGAGTCAATCTGGTAGTAATATATTGGTTTGTGTAACTCAACAAAAAACATGTGAAAGACTTATAAGAAAAGCATTAGAGTTTTCTAGTGATAACGATTCAATATTTATAATACATGTTGCAAAAAATAATTGGAGTTTCCTAGACAATGAAAAGGAAGGTGAGGCACTAGAGTACCTTTTCGGTATCGCTAAGTCTATTGGTGCTAACCTTACAGTATTACGTTCTGATAATATAGTAGATACAATTGTTGATTATGCACTTGAAAACAAAATTGATATATTAGTCCTTGGTGATTCCAAGGGTGATCATAGTGAAAACTATTTTTATAAATCGTTAAAAGAGACTTTAAACGTCGTTGAAATACATGTTGTACCTAATTGA